A part of Streptomyces sp. NBC_01210 genomic DNA contains:
- a CDS encoding SpoIIE family protein phosphatase yields MRERIRVFGGAVLAAVYVLGKRNDSLELAESAGGSGALYGLSPSYPLSGRSPVADAFHTGRPLWLNAAGIAAYGENPPEILPANISLGALPLGANGIPLGCLVVVDDVADGFDADRRNFLELYADQVTAWLEAGGEPDPRVGRTGPRPLLGPALDRFCVGSFTLILSTGRIDVDARVLNLVDIPRDDFDGRLETLLAHTVPDDLPALMSVVEPGHITSGGRELEFRIRRPTGELRWLRLRYRVLADSEGKPERVLGVVADASHLRPTADEVSRVQRLSVALAGAMTVRDVSRAVVVALRDPLEADRVALAELEGDRLVVTVLDPPEPDAWPGLWRSNWRSEWPDAPAGALPTLEAAVREGRMSLWTAGSTLEPGLRGVGPGGLAVLPLPAEGRVVGACLVGWDEPHAFGPEERYLLTATAGLVGQALVRARALDAEHELATMLQRSLLPRKLPQLSGAVAVARYLPATVGLAVGGDWYDVIPLSENHVALVVGDVQGHNAGAATIMGQMRTAIRAYAVEGHPPDVVVSRANRLLVGMETDLFATCCYVAIDMEEGTAWCVRAGHLPPLLRIPGGGTGEVEIEGGPPLGVVAEAEFPMTTVALVPGAVLALLTDGLVESSSLHLDDGLRRVCDALSTADPSDAGRMADELLGGVNRRDDDVALMLLRYDGIGVRPLRATWTVWRLPDAVAHARRFTSRTLRSWDVTEERDAILLIASELVTNALVHTQGQVRLDLTFTGERLRVAVSDSSPRAPVKPASMDWEATGGRGILLVEAVSASYGSVPLGGGKQVWAEAVLPRREL; encoded by the coding sequence GTGAGAGAGCGGATCCGGGTCTTCGGTGGGGCGGTGCTGGCCGCTGTCTATGTGCTGGGCAAGAGGAACGACAGTCTGGAGCTTGCGGAGTCGGCGGGAGGGTCCGGCGCCCTGTACGGGCTGTCGCCCAGCTATCCCCTCTCCGGTCGTTCTCCGGTGGCGGACGCCTTCCACACCGGCCGCCCCCTGTGGCTGAACGCGGCGGGGATCGCCGCCTACGGCGAGAACCCCCCGGAGATCCTGCCCGCCAACATCTCGCTGGGCGCACTACCGCTCGGTGCGAACGGCATTCCGCTGGGCTGTCTGGTTGTCGTGGACGACGTCGCGGACGGCTTCGACGCCGACCGGCGCAACTTTCTGGAGCTCTACGCCGACCAGGTCACCGCATGGCTCGAAGCAGGCGGTGAACCTGACCCCCGCGTCGGCCGCACGGGGCCCCGGCCGCTGCTGGGCCCCGCCCTGGACCGCTTCTGCGTCGGCTCGTTCACCCTGATCCTGAGTACGGGGCGGATCGACGTGGACGCCCGGGTGCTCAACCTGGTCGACATCCCGCGGGACGACTTCGACGGACGTCTGGAGACGCTGCTGGCGCACACCGTCCCCGACGATCTGCCCGCGCTGATGTCCGTCGTCGAGCCGGGCCACATAACCTCCGGTGGCCGGGAGCTCGAGTTCCGCATCCGCCGCCCCACCGGCGAGCTGCGCTGGCTGCGCCTGCGGTACCGGGTGCTGGCGGACAGCGAAGGCAAACCGGAGCGGGTGCTCGGAGTGGTCGCCGACGCCTCGCATCTGCGGCCCACCGCCGACGAGGTCTCCAGGGTGCAGCGACTGTCCGTCGCGCTGGCCGGTGCGATGACCGTCCGGGACGTCAGCAGGGCGGTGGTCGTCGCCCTGCGCGACCCGCTGGAAGCAGATCGGGTGGCTCTCGCCGAGCTGGAGGGCGACCGGTTGGTGGTCACAGTCCTCGATCCACCGGAACCCGATGCCTGGCCGGGGCTCTGGCGGTCCAATTGGCGGTCCGAGTGGCCCGATGCGCCCGCGGGCGCGCTGCCCACGCTGGAGGCCGCGGTGCGCGAGGGCCGCATGAGCCTGTGGACGGCGGGTTCCACCCTTGAACCGGGCCTCAGGGGCGTGGGCCCCGGTGGTCTCGCCGTTCTGCCGCTCCCGGCCGAAGGCCGGGTTGTCGGCGCGTGCCTGGTCGGATGGGACGAGCCGCACGCGTTCGGCCCCGAGGAGCGGTACCTGCTCACCGCGACCGCGGGCCTGGTGGGACAGGCCCTGGTGCGCGCCCGTGCGCTCGACGCCGAGCACGAGCTCGCCACGATGCTCCAGCGCAGCCTGCTGCCCCGCAAGCTCCCGCAGCTGTCCGGCGCGGTGGCCGTCGCCCGCTATCTGCCGGCGACGGTGGGACTGGCGGTGGGCGGCGACTGGTACGACGTGATCCCGCTCTCCGAGAACCATGTGGCGCTGGTCGTCGGGGATGTGCAGGGGCACAACGCGGGTGCCGCGACGATCATGGGCCAGATGCGCACGGCGATCAGGGCCTATGCCGTGGAGGGCCATCCGCCCGACGTGGTCGTCTCCCGCGCCAATCGCCTGCTCGTCGGCATGGAGACCGACCTCTTCGCCACCTGCTGCTATGTCGCCATCGACATGGAGGAGGGCACCGCCTGGTGCGTCCGGGCGGGGCATCTCCCGCCGTTGCTTCGTATCCCGGGCGGCGGTACGGGCGAGGTGGAGATCGAGGGTGGGCCGCCGCTGGGCGTGGTGGCGGAGGCAGAGTTCCCGATGACCACGGTCGCACTGGTCCCGGGCGCGGTTCTCGCGCTGCTGACGGACGGCCTGGTCGAGTCGTCGAGCCTTCACCTGGACGACGGCCTGCGCCGGGTCTGCGACGCACTCTCCACCGCCGATCCGTCCGATGCCGGGCGGATGGCCGACGAACTGCTCGGCGGCGTCAACCGGCGCGACGACGATGTGGCCCTGATGCTCCTGCGCTACGACGGGATAGGGGTTCGGCCGCTCCGGGCGACCTGGACGGTGTGGAGGCTGCCCGACGCCGTCGCGCACGCGCGCCGCTTCACCTCCCGCACACTGCGCTCCTGGGACGTGACGGAAGAGCGTGACGCGATCCTGCTGATCGCCTCCGAGCTGGTCACCAATGCCCTGGTGCACACCCAGGGTCAGGTACGCCTCGACCTCACATTCACGGGGGAGCGGCTGAGGGTGGCGGTGAGCGACTCGTCGCCGCGCGCGCCCGTCAAACCGGCGAGTATGGACTGGGAGGCGACCGGTGGCCGGGGGATCCTCCTCGTCGAGGCGGTGTCGGCGTCGTACGGCTCCGTGCCGCTCGGCGGCGGGAAGCAGGTGTGGGCGGAGGCCGTCCTGCCACGGCGCGAGCTCTGA
- a CDS encoding SpoIIE family protein phosphatase, which yields MSAWSAAKTADFRGPLDVARAATVVLDAQDAVIGWSRAAEVLLGYPQNEIVGRPLDTFLSPRQASDSTADQESALASGTPLSGSEVRVARHRDGRSLLVATLVCPLPGAGAAARVLVAAELEQLRLWESRLALLHGLATQSPVGLGIYDTDLRLTWCNAAYEREIGLPFAEFRGLRADEMYSEGRFVTKGYPDTLDAVMHHVLDTGEPIVDLHFRGEPPSDPGKEHLWSCSYYRLQDADGHVFGLCEDAFDITDRYEAQRRLALLVEAGRAVGTALDVIVTAEEITEVAVPEFADSVTVDLVREVLEGEVPAAGSREAPALVRAASRSAPATSGPGGSGDRGDPEEPRQSSPVAYPPGSPQYRALSSGGLTLVDDTLVVPLRAGGDTLGLITFLRSAPLATFESGEVALADELAARTAVCIDNARRFTRERTASLALQRHLLPQHLPKPSAVDLAHRYLPTDNLTGVGGDWFDVIALSGTRVGLVVGDVVGHGLQAAATMGRLRTTVRALAQLDLAPDELLMRLDNLVGTAAEEQSEALGTPATHEDDATGATCLYVVYDPVSRRCSMARAGHLPPVVVDPDGRVSFPDLPAGPPLGLGGLPFESMEIELPVGSLLALFTDGLVETRDRDVDQGLDNLGRVLGDLGGTLDELCDRVMSGLLPDGTTEDDAALLIVRTRELDAGQVAEWELPAEPVAVGHARELATGQLHEWGLEELSFSTELVVSELVTNAIRHAEGPLRLRLIRDRTLVCEVADTGHTSPHLRHSAEDDEGGRGLFIVAQLVHRWGTRYTESGKTIWTEQTFPSEG from the coding sequence ATGAGCGCGTGGAGCGCGGCAAAAACTGCCGATTTCCGTGGCCCGCTCGACGTCGCGAGGGCTGCCACGGTGGTACTCGATGCCCAGGACGCGGTCATCGGATGGAGCCGCGCAGCCGAGGTTCTCCTCGGATACCCGCAGAACGAGATCGTCGGACGGCCGCTGGACACGTTCCTTTCGCCCCGGCAGGCCTCCGACAGCACTGCGGATCAGGAGTCCGCCCTGGCCTCGGGCACCCCGCTGAGCGGGAGTGAGGTCCGCGTCGCAAGGCACCGGGACGGCCGCAGTCTGCTGGTGGCAACCTTGGTCTGTCCCCTGCCCGGCGCCGGTGCGGCGGCTCGTGTGCTCGTCGCGGCCGAACTGGAGCAGCTACGGCTGTGGGAATCCCGGCTGGCCCTGCTGCACGGCCTGGCCACCCAGTCGCCCGTCGGGCTGGGCATCTATGACACCGATCTGCGCCTGACGTGGTGCAACGCCGCATACGAACGGGAGATCGGGCTGCCGTTCGCCGAGTTCCGCGGCCTGCGGGCCGATGAGATGTACTCCGAGGGCAGGTTTGTGACCAAGGGGTACCCGGACACTCTCGACGCCGTCATGCACCACGTACTCGACACCGGCGAGCCGATCGTCGACCTGCACTTCCGCGGTGAGCCGCCCAGCGACCCCGGAAAGGAACACCTCTGGTCATGCTCCTACTACCGGTTGCAGGACGCCGACGGGCATGTATTCGGATTGTGCGAGGACGCGTTCGACATCACCGACCGCTACGAGGCCCAGCGGCGGCTGGCCCTGCTTGTCGAGGCCGGCCGCGCAGTCGGCACGGCCCTCGATGTGATCGTCACTGCCGAGGAGATCACCGAGGTGGCGGTCCCGGAGTTCGCCGACAGCGTCACGGTCGACCTGGTGAGGGAGGTACTGGAGGGCGAGGTGCCGGCCGCCGGCAGCCGGGAGGCACCTGCTCTCGTACGGGCCGCCTCCCGCTCCGCCCCGGCGACGAGCGGGCCGGGCGGTTCCGGCGATCGGGGCGATCCGGAGGAGCCGCGTCAGTCTTCGCCTGTCGCCTACCCGCCTGGTTCGCCGCAGTACCGCGCCCTCTCCTCCGGCGGGCTCACGCTGGTGGACGACACCTTGGTTGTGCCGTTGCGGGCAGGGGGCGACACGCTGGGACTCATCACTTTCCTCCGCAGTGCCCCGTTGGCCACGTTCGAGAGCGGCGAGGTCGCACTCGCCGACGAGCTGGCGGCCCGTACGGCGGTGTGCATCGACAACGCCCGGCGCTTCACCCGTGAACGCACGGCCTCACTCGCCCTGCAGCGCCACCTTCTGCCGCAACATCTGCCGAAGCCGTCGGCGGTCGACCTGGCGCATCGCTATCTGCCTACGGACAACCTGACAGGGGTCGGCGGCGACTGGTTCGACGTCATCGCGCTTTCCGGAACCCGGGTGGGACTCGTCGTCGGGGATGTGGTCGGCCACGGCCTGCAGGCCGCGGCCACCATGGGACGGCTGCGCACCACCGTACGCGCGCTCGCACAGCTGGACCTGGCCCCGGACGAACTGCTCATGAGACTCGACAATCTGGTGGGCACGGCGGCGGAGGAACAGTCGGAAGCACTCGGCACGCCCGCCACTCATGAGGACGACGCCACCGGGGCGACCTGTCTCTACGTGGTCTACGATCCGGTCTCGCGGCGCTGCAGCATGGCCCGGGCGGGGCACCTGCCGCCGGTGGTGGTGGACCCCGACGGCCGCGTGTCCTTCCCGGATCTGCCGGCCGGGCCGCCGCTGGGGCTCGGCGGCCTGCCGTTCGAGTCCATGGAGATCGAGCTGCCGGTGGGCAGCCTGTTGGCCCTCTTCACCGACGGCCTGGTCGAAACCCGCGACCGCGACGTCGATCAGGGGCTCGACAACCTGGGACGGGTGCTCGGCGACCTCGGCGGGACACTGGATGAACTGTGCGACCGCGTAATGTCGGGACTCCTGCCGGACGGTACGACAGAAGACGACGCGGCACTGCTGATCGTCCGTACCCGTGAACTCGACGCCGGGCAGGTGGCCGAATGGGAGCTGCCCGCCGAACCGGTCGCAGTGGGCCATGCCCGGGAGCTGGCCACCGGACAACTTCACGAATGGGGCCTGGAAGAGCTGTCGTTCTCGACCGAGCTCGTCGTCAGCGAGCTGGTCACCAATGCGATCCGGCATGCGGAGGGCCCGTTGCGTCTGCGTCTCATCCGTGATCGCACGCTCGTATGCGAGGTCGCGGACACCGGCCACACCTCGCCACACCTGCGCCACAGTGCGGAGGACGACGAGGGCGGGCGGGGGCTGTTCATCGTCGCGCAGCTTGTTCACCGATGGGGCACGCGTTACACCGAGTCCGGGAAGACCATCTGGACGGAACAGACGTTTCCTTCGGAGGGATGA
- a CDS encoding NADP-dependent isocitrate dehydrogenase, whose protein sequence is MTDSTIIYTHTDEAPALATHSFLPVVQAYASTAGVTVETRDISLAGRIIASFPERLEEGQRVDDALAELGELAKTPGANIIKLPNISASIPQLKAAIAELQQQGYALPDYPDDPKSDEDRDVRARYDKVKGSAVNPVLREGNSDRRAPASVKNYAKAHPHRMGAWVSDSKTNVAHMDADDFRSTEKSAVIAEDGSLRIELAGDDGTTTVLRESVPVLAGEVVDASVMRVAALREFFTAQVARAKAEGVLFSVHLKATMMKVSDPIIFGHVVRAFFPKTFAEHGAALAAAGLSPNDGLGGILKGLESLPEGAAIKASFEAELAEGPALAMVDSDRGITNLHVPSDVIVDASMPAMIRTSGHMWGPDGQEADTLAVLPDSSYAGIYQVVIDDCRANGAFDPSTMGSVPNVGLMAQKAEEYGSHDKTFEIPATGTVRVVDGGGNVVLEQTVGAGDIFRMCQTKDLPIQDWVKLAVTRARATGDPAVFWLDEGRAHDAVLIEKVKTYLAEHDTDGLRIEILSPVDATAFSLERIRRGEDTISVTGNVLRDYLTDLFPILELGTSAKMLSVVPLMNGGGLFETGAGGSAPKHVQQLVKENYLRWDSLGEFLALAVSFEHLAQTTGNARAQVLADTLDRATGAFLNENKSPSRRLGGIDNRGSHFYLALYWAQELAKQTDDAQLAEAFAALAKTLGEQEQTIVDELIAVQGSPADIGGYYQPDASKASAVMRPSATFNQALAILG, encoded by the coding sequence GTGACTGACTCGACCATCATCTATACGCACACTGACGAGGCCCCGGCCCTGGCGACCCATTCGTTCTTGCCTGTGGTCCAGGCCTACGCCTCGACGGCCGGGGTCACTGTGGAGACGCGTGACATCTCGCTCGCGGGGCGCATTATCGCCAGCTTCCCCGAGCGCCTGGAAGAGGGCCAGCGGGTCGACGACGCCCTCGCCGAGCTCGGCGAGCTGGCCAAGACGCCCGGCGCGAACATCATCAAGCTGCCGAACATCTCGGCTTCGATCCCGCAGCTGAAGGCGGCGATCGCTGAGCTGCAGCAGCAGGGCTACGCGCTGCCGGACTACCCGGACGACCCGAAGTCCGACGAGGACCGCGACGTCCGCGCGCGTTACGACAAGGTCAAGGGCAGTGCCGTCAACCCGGTGCTGCGTGAGGGCAACTCCGACCGCCGTGCCCCGGCGTCGGTGAAGAACTACGCCAAGGCGCACCCGCACCGGATGGGTGCGTGGGTCTCCGACTCGAAGACGAACGTCGCGCACATGGACGCCGACGACTTCCGCTCCACCGAGAAGTCCGCGGTCATCGCCGAGGACGGCTCACTGCGCATCGAGCTGGCGGGGGACGACGGCACCACCACCGTCCTGCGCGAGTCGGTGCCCGTGCTGGCGGGCGAGGTCGTGGACGCGTCGGTGATGCGGGTGGCGGCGCTGCGTGAGTTCTTCACCGCGCAGGTCGCGCGAGCCAAGGCCGAGGGCGTCCTGTTCTCGGTGCACCTGAAGGCCACGATGATGAAGGTCTCCGACCCGATCATCTTCGGTCACGTAGTACGGGCCTTCTTCCCGAAGACGTTCGCCGAGCACGGCGCGGCGCTCGCCGCGGCCGGACTGAGCCCGAACGACGGGCTCGGTGGCATCCTCAAGGGCCTGGAGTCGCTGCCCGAGGGCGCGGCGATCAAGGCGTCCTTCGAGGCCGAGCTCGCTGAGGGCCCGGCCCTGGCGATGGTCGACTCCGACCGGGGCATCACCAATCTGCACGTACCGAGCGATGTCATCGTCGACGCCTCCATGCCGGCCATGATCCGCACCTCCGGTCACATGTGGGGCCCGGACGGCCAGGAGGCCGACACCCTCGCGGTTCTCCCCGACAGCAGCTACGCCGGCATCTACCAGGTCGTCATCGACGACTGCCGCGCGAACGGCGCCTTCGACCCGTCGACGATGGGCTCGGTGCCCAACGTCGGCCTCATGGCGCAGAAGGCCGAGGAGTACGGCAGCCACGACAAGACCTTCGAGATCCCCGCCACGGGAACGGTGCGGGTCGTCGACGGTGGTGGCAACGTCGTGCTCGAGCAGACCGTGGGCGCCGGCGACATCTTCCGCATGTGCCAGACCAAGGACCTGCCGATCCAGGACTGGGTCAAGCTCGCCGTCACCCGCGCCCGCGCGACCGGCGACCCGGCGGTGTTCTGGCTCGACGAGGGCCGCGCGCACGACGCGGTCCTCATTGAGAAGGTCAAGACCTACCTCGCCGAGCACGACACCGACGGGCTGCGGATCGAGATCTTGTCGCCGGTCGACGCGACCGCGTTCTCCCTGGAGCGCATCCGCCGCGGCGAGGACACGATCTCGGTCACCGGCAACGTGCTGCGCGACTATCTGACCGACCTGTTCCCGATCCTTGAGCTCGGCACGAGCGCGAAGATGCTCTCCGTCGTCCCGCTCATGAACGGTGGCGGACTGTTCGAGACCGGCGCCGGCGGCTCCGCGCCCAAGCACGTCCAGCAGCTCGTCAAGGAGAACTACCTGCGCTGGGACAGCCTGGGCGAGTTCCTCGCGCTCGCGGTCAGCTTCGAGCACCTCGCGCAGACGACGGGCAACGCGCGCGCTCAGGTGCTCGCCGACACGCTCGACCGTGCCACCGGCGCCTTCCTCAACGAGAACAAGTCGCCCAGCCGTCGGCTTGGTGGCATCGACAACCGCGGGAGCCACTTCTACCTGGCGCTCTACTGGGCGCAGGAGCTGGCGAAGCAGACCGACGACGCCCAGCTCGCGGAGGCGTTCGCCGCCCTCGCCAAGACGCTGGGCGAGCAGGAGCAGACCATCGTCGACGAGCTGATCGCGGTGCAGGGTTCGCCGGCCGACATCGGTGGCTACTACCAGCCCGACGCGTCCAAGGCCTCGGCGGTCATGCGTCCGTCGGCGACCTTCAACCAGGCCCTCGCGATCCTCGGCTGA
- a CDS encoding GH92 family glycosyl hydrolase, which yields MPLKLPAAFAAVALTVGLTVPALAAPAAADTASPLVSDPTAYVNPLIGSRNGGNTFPGAVLPQGMLSWSPENTRGNANRTAAPGGYQYDATRIRGFSLTHMSGTGCAGGSGDIPFFPYAGEVTSSPAADTKDAVYASDFSHADETAEPGHYKVALKSGVTADLTATTRTGSGRFTFPEDKAASLLIRSANSEVGSTDARIDIDPQRRTVSGSVTSGNFCGYLDPEGRRSYYTVHFTATFDRAFTSHGTWKDGELKPGVTTADGGTGGFGTDGRPVAGKSSGGYVQFAPGKDPVGVKVAISYVDQKGAEANLAAENPPVRSFDDVRRAAHDAWRRELSAIRVGGGADTDRTTFYTALYHALLHPNVVNDFDGRYAGSDGKVHTVGGRQKAQYGTFSGWDVYRSQLQLLTLIKPHTGSDIAQSLYNLARQNGGLWDRWIHNTGGTHVMNGDPSPAALAGIHAFGGDGFDLGGALDSLVKAATVPTEKDLSPAGKPILSVGQRPSLDKYLASHYMPSVSNAWGGAAETLEISGADFALSQLATAAGRKKTARTFAERAQWWQNNFNAAADPTGGYIANRKSDGSWVTGFTPATGNGFVEGTAAQYTWMVPHNAAGLFAAMGGKEQAVKRLDSFFHNSDGSWAFTGSGGDKSEMDNEPSINVPYLYAYAGQPYKTQETVRAAMRKLWSTAPEGIPGNDDLGAMSSWYVFSAMGMYPQVPSRAELVLSSPLFPRIQIERGHRDITVRAPGAAADAPYVQSLKLNGATSDRPWLPASLVARGGSLDYTLGKEPNRSWGSAADSAPPSFRTGEQPYQIGVGPTTGTIAPGGSLTVKVAAVQVSSGEGPDVDFKVTAPAGLTASPPSGTVGPEGTAEIKLTAGERTAEGFYDAEVAVTSDGGLAVRQPVTLTVAKPGSLLAAYNNAGASDDAGEHDEADYDGGGWSYSRQALTGAGLAPGAKGTTQGLEFTWPASPVARPDNASATGQTIDLAGTPAALSFVGSAVNGNQAATAKVTYTDGSSGTADLSFTDWTVGGGGGTVQYGNETIARTPYRNVSGGDKDVVDAYIFATKPFHAPSGKTIRSVTLPDNQNIHVFTVALG from the coding sequence ATGCCCTTGAAGCTCCCGGCCGCCTTCGCGGCCGTGGCGCTGACCGTGGGGCTCACCGTGCCCGCGCTCGCCGCTCCCGCGGCGGCGGACACGGCATCGCCCCTCGTCAGTGATCCGACCGCCTACGTCAACCCGCTGATCGGCAGCAGGAACGGCGGCAACACCTTTCCCGGCGCCGTTCTCCCGCAGGGGATGCTCTCCTGGAGTCCCGAGAACACCCGCGGAAACGCCAACCGCACTGCCGCTCCGGGCGGTTATCAGTACGACGCCACTCGCATCCGCGGCTTCAGCCTGACCCATATGTCCGGCACCGGCTGCGCGGGCGGCTCCGGCGACATCCCGTTCTTCCCGTACGCGGGCGAGGTCACCTCCTCCCCGGCCGCGGACACCAAGGACGCGGTGTACGCATCCGACTTCAGCCACGCCGACGAAACCGCCGAACCCGGCCACTACAAGGTCGCGCTGAAGTCCGGCGTCACCGCCGACCTGACCGCCACCACCCGTACCGGCTCCGGCCGCTTCACCTTCCCCGAGGACAAGGCGGCCTCGCTCCTCATCCGCAGCGCCAACTCCGAGGTCGGCTCCACGGACGCGCGGATCGACATCGATCCGCAGCGCCGCACCGTCTCCGGCTCGGTCACCAGCGGCAACTTCTGCGGATACCTCGATCCCGAGGGGCGCCGCAGCTACTACACGGTCCACTTCACCGCCACCTTCGACCGCGCCTTCACGTCCCACGGGACCTGGAAGGACGGCGAGTTGAAGCCGGGCGTCACCACGGCCGACGGCGGGACGGGCGGCTTCGGCACCGACGGCCGCCCTGTCGCGGGCAAGAGCTCGGGCGGATACGTTCAGTTCGCGCCCGGCAAGGACCCCGTCGGCGTGAAGGTGGCGATCTCCTATGTCGACCAGAAGGGCGCCGAGGCCAATCTCGCCGCCGAGAACCCGCCGGTCCGCTCCTTCGACGACGTACGGCGTGCCGCGCACGACGCCTGGCGTCGCGAACTCTCCGCCATCCGCGTCGGTGGCGGCGCCGACACCGACCGCACGACGTTCTACACCGCGCTCTACCACGCCCTCCTGCACCCCAACGTCGTCAATGACTTTGACGGGCGGTACGCGGGCAGCGACGGCAAGGTCCACACGGTAGGAGGCAGGCAGAAGGCCCAGTACGGCACCTTCTCGGGCTGGGACGTCTACCGCTCGCAGCTCCAGCTGCTGACGCTCATCAAGCCGCACACCGGCTCGGACATCGCCCAGTCGCTGTACAACCTCGCCCGCCAGAACGGCGGCCTGTGGGACCGGTGGATCCACAACACCGGAGGTACGCACGTCATGAACGGAGACCCGTCGCCCGCCGCCCTCGCCGGCATCCACGCCTTCGGCGGCGACGGCTTCGACCTGGGAGGAGCACTGGACTCGCTGGTCAAGGCGGCGACCGTACCGACCGAGAAGGACCTCAGCCCGGCCGGAAAGCCGATCCTGTCGGTGGGGCAGCGGCCGTCCCTCGACAAGTACCTGGCCAGCCACTACATGCCGTCCGTCTCGAATGCCTGGGGCGGCGCGGCCGAGACGCTGGAGATCTCCGGCGCCGACTTCGCCCTCTCCCAGCTCGCCACCGCAGCAGGCAGGAAGAAGACGGCCAGGACGTTCGCCGAGCGTGCCCAGTGGTGGCAGAACAACTTCAACGCCGCCGCCGACCCGACCGGCGGATACATCGCCAACCGCAAGTCCGACGGCAGCTGGGTCACCGGCTTCACACCGGCCACGGGCAATGGCTTCGTCGAGGGCACCGCGGCCCAGTACACCTGGATGGTCCCGCACAATGCCGCGGGTCTCTTCGCGGCGATGGGCGGCAAGGAACAGGCCGTAAAGCGCCTGGACTCCTTCTTCCACAACTCCGACGGCAGCTGGGCCTTCACCGGCAGCGGCGGCGACAAGTCCGAGATGGACAACGAACCGTCCATCAACGTGCCCTACCTGTACGCGTACGCAGGCCAGCCGTACAAGACGCAGGAGACCGTACGGGCCGCGATGCGGAAACTGTGGTCCACCGCGCCCGAGGGCATTCCAGGCAACGACGACCTCGGCGCCATGTCCTCCTGGTATGTCTTCTCCGCGATGGGCATGTACCCGCAGGTGCCATCGCGCGCCGAACTCGTCCTGTCGTCACCGCTGTTCCCGCGCATCCAGATCGAGCGCGGCCATCGTGACATCACTGTGAGGGCACCGGGCGCGGCCGCCGACGCCCCGTATGTCCAGTCGCTGAAGCTCAACGGCGCGACGAGCGACAGGCCATGGCTGCCCGCCTCCCTCGTCGCTCGTGGCGGGAGCCTCGACTACACCCTCGGCAAGGAGCCCAACCGCTCCTGGGGTTCGGCCGCCGACAGCGCCCCGCCGTCGTTCCGCACCGGCGAGCAGCCTTACCAGATCGGCGTCGGACCGACCACCGGGACCATCGCTCCCGGCGGCTCACTGACCGTCAAGGTCGCGGCTGTACAGGTGAGTTCGGGCGAGGGACCGGACGTGGACTTCAAGGTCACCGCGCCGGCCGGACTCACCGCCTCACCCCCCTCCGGCACGGTGGGGCCGGAAGGAACCGCCGAGATCAAGCTGACGGCAGGAGAGCGGACGGCGGAAGGCTTCTACGATGCCGAGGTGGCCGTCACGAGTGACGGTGGCCTGGCGGTGAGGCAGCCGGTCACGCTCACTGTCGCGAAGCCCGGCAGTCTGCTCGCCGCGTACAACAACGCCGGCGCCTCCGACGATGCGGGCGAGCACGACGAAGCCGACTACGACGGCGGCGGCTGGAGCTACTCGCGCCAGGCACTCACCGGCGCCGGACTCGCGCCGGGCGCCAAGGGCACCACACAGGGCCTTGAGTTCACCTGGCCCGCATCACCAGTGGCCCGCCCCGACAACGCCTCGGCCACCGGCCAGACGATCGACCTCGCCGGCACGCCGGCCGCGCTCTCCTTCGTCGGCAGCGCGGTCAACGGCAACCAGGCGGCGACGGCGAAGGTGACGTACACCGACGGCAGTTCGGGCACAGCCGATCTGTCCTTCACCGACTGGACGGTCGGCGGCGGGGGCGGCACGGTCCAGTACGGTAACGAGACCATCGCCAGGACCCCGTACCGCAATGTCAGCGGCGGCGACAAGGACGTGGTGGACGCCTACATCTTTGCCACCAAGCCCTTCCACGCGCCCTCCGGCAAGACCATCAGGAGCGTGACACTGCCGGACAACCAGAACATCCATGTGTTCACGGTGGCGCTGGGCTGA